Proteins encoded within one genomic window of Flavobacterium sp. NG2:
- a CDS encoding chondroitinase-B domain-containing protein, translated as MKKLFFLSVAFLLFAFNGNAKSIKVNNQAELQAAIKNAVAGDEIILANGVWKDVQIKFTGNGTSTAPIVLRAETVGKVTIEGVSDLKLGGTYLEVKGLYFKNGYTPSATVIDFHIDKKNIANHCKVSQCVIEDFTQLNRVRDDHWVEFWGRNNQLDHCYITGKSNQGPTIMVILKGNEHINNHHQITNNHFGPRPRKGGPHGETIQVGDSGTSMAPSFTLIANNFFERCDGEVEIISNKSNNNEYRNNIFYKSEGSLVLRHGNYCTIDGNIFIGDENSDFMGGVRVVNTGHWITNNYFYKIKGEEFRSALAVMNGVPKSPQNRYNQVTDAVIAYNTFVDCITPWQFSVGANMNKSDVLPAQEIRSARPDRIVVANNIIYNQTPNDFPIKAYDKVDGVLFKNNILNSPNNSDVKDKGIQTESITVAKMSDWLYVPTVNKTSDYKGFDFENIKKDLFGNDREAANVVGAIILPVNKKKGSIDVKDYGTNWFPIKTATEAPKTVQVTNTKELVSALDKATAGTIIELKKGVYALDASLVINKSVTIKAKDKKSKATLVYKGEAKSPVFLMEPKGNLRLENMILKGNKEQYAFATLQKNMKSAYNLWVNNVEINEFDTVLNAYKDAFADTISIDNSIVKNCKRGIRLADEDEDLGEYNAEFVYIKNSKFDAIQSSILDYYRGGYDESTIGGNLVFENNTVTNSGKEEPTGILVKTRGIVNVSIAKNSFVNNPVTLIALLWGEKGQAPKDNNIKNSGEFKIEENLKQKMMY; from the coding sequence ATGAAGAAATTATTTTTCTTAAGTGTTGCTTTTTTATTGTTTGCATTCAACGGAAATGCTAAAAGTATCAAAGTAAATAATCAAGCAGAATTGCAAGCTGCAATAAAAAATGCGGTAGCTGGAGACGAAATTATTCTGGCCAATGGAGTTTGGAAAGATGTTCAGATTAAATTTACAGGGAATGGAACTTCTACGGCTCCTATAGTTTTGCGTGCTGAAACAGTTGGAAAAGTAACGATTGAAGGAGTTTCAGACTTAAAACTTGGCGGTACCTATCTTGAGGTTAAAGGATTGTATTTCAAAAATGGATATACGCCATCGGCTACAGTAATAGACTTTCATATTGATAAAAAGAATATTGCTAATCACTGTAAAGTAAGTCAATGTGTGATCGAAGATTTCACACAATTAAATAGAGTGCGAGATGATCATTGGGTAGAGTTCTGGGGAAGAAACAATCAATTGGACCACTGTTATATTACAGGGAAATCAAACCAAGGACCAACGATTATGGTTATTTTAAAAGGGAATGAACATATTAATAATCATCACCAGATAACAAACAATCATTTTGGGCCACGTCCAAGAAAAGGGGGACCACATGGTGAGACAATTCAGGTTGGAGATAGTGGCACTTCGATGGCGCCCTCATTTACTTTAATAGCGAATAATTTTTTTGAAAGATGTGATGGTGAGGTTGAGATTATTTCGAACAAATCTAACAACAACGAATATAGAAACAACATTTTTTATAAATCAGAAGGGTCATTAGTATTGCGTCATGGTAATTACTGTACTATCGATGGGAATATTTTTATTGGTGATGAAAACTCTGATTTTATGGGAGGTGTACGTGTAGTAAATACAGGTCATTGGATTACAAATAATTATTTTTATAAAATAAAAGGAGAAGAGTTTCGTAGCGCATTAGCGGTTATGAATGGTGTTCCAAAATCACCACAAAACCGATACAATCAAGTAACAGATGCGGTGATTGCCTACAATACCTTTGTTGATTGTATTACTCCTTGGCAGTTTAGTGTTGGAGCCAATATGAATAAAAGTGATGTTTTGCCAGCACAAGAAATTCGTTCAGCTAGACCTGATAGAATTGTAGTGGCAAATAACATAATTTACAATCAAACGCCAAATGACTTCCCAATTAAAGCGTATGACAAAGTGGATGGGGTATTGTTTAAAAATAACATTCTAAACAGTCCAAATAATAGTGATGTTAAAGACAAAGGAATTCAAACAGAAAGTATCACTGTTGCTAAAATGTCTGATTGGTTGTATGTTCCTACAGTAAACAAAACTTCAGACTATAAAGGGTTTGATTTCGAAAATATCAAAAAAGATCTTTTTGGAAATGATAGAGAGGCAGCTAATGTTGTTGGTGCAATTATTTTGCCAGTGAATAAAAAGAAAGGGAGTATAGATGTTAAAGACTATGGGACAAATTGGTTTCCAATAAAAACAGCTACAGAAGCTCCAAAGACAGTCCAAGTAACGAATACTAAAGAGTTGGTTAGTGCTTTGGATAAAGCGACTGCCGGAACTATTATCGAATTGAAAAAAGGAGTTTATGCATTAGATGCTTCTTTGGTCATCAATAAATCGGTTACGATTAAGGCAAAAGATAAAAAATCAAAAGCAACTCTTGTGTATAAAGGAGAAGCTAAAAGTCCTGTTTTCTTAATGGAACCAAAAGGGAATTTGAGATTAGAAAACATGATTTTAAAAGGAAATAAAGAGCAATATGCTTTTGCTACTTTACAAAAAAATATGAAAAGCGCTTACAATTTATGGGTAAACAATGTCGAAATTAATGAATTTGACACGGTGTTAAACGCTTACAAAGATGCTTTTGCGGATACTATTTCTATTGATAATTCTATTGTTAAAAATTGTAAAAGAGGTATTCGTTTAGCGGATGAAGATGAAGATTTAGGAGAGTATAACGCAGAGTTTGTCTATATTAAGAATTCTAAATTTGATGCAATTCAATCTAGTATTCTAGATTATTACCGTGGGGGATATGATGAATCTACAATTGGGGGTAATTTAGTTTTTGAAAATAACACAGTTACTAATTCTGGAAAAGAGGAGCCAACAGGGATTTTAGTAAAAACTAGAGGTATTGTGAACGTGTCTATTGCTAAAAACAGTTTTGTTAATAACCCAGTTACATTGATAGCATTGTTGTGGGGAGAAAAAGGGCAAGCTCCAAAAGACAATAATATCAAAAATTCAGGTGAGTTTAAAATCGAAGAGAATTTAAAACAAAAAATGATGTATTAA
- a CDS encoding ribonuclease activity regulator RraA — protein MNGLSITTREKLKTVSTPTIASCLYKRGFKNQSIQDVRPLKAGKPTMVGEAFTLRYIPAREDRNPMSIFRNADHPQRVAIETCPPGSVLVIDSRKDARAASAGDILVTRLMMRGAAGIVTDGGFRDSASIANLDFPSYHNRPSAATNLTLHEALDINIPIGCGDVAVFPGDVLVGDEDGVMVIPAHIVDEVADECIEMTRFENFVLEKVAEGRTIIGLYPPTHEQTLVDYEEWKKNQ, from the coding sequence ATGAACGGATTATCAATAACTACAAGGGAAAAACTAAAAACGGTAAGCACCCCAACTATAGCAAGCTGTTTATATAAAAGAGGGTTTAAAAACCAATCCATACAAGACGTTAGACCATTAAAGGCAGGAAAACCAACAATGGTAGGGGAAGCCTTTACGCTACGATACATTCCAGCTAGAGAAGACCGTAACCCAATGAGTATTTTTAGAAACGCAGACCACCCCCAAAGAGTCGCCATTGAAACCTGTCCTCCAGGAAGCGTATTAGTTATCGATAGCCGCAAAGACGCTAGAGCTGCATCGGCAGGAGATATTTTAGTCACTCGATTAATGATGAGAGGAGCGGCAGGAATTGTAACCGATGGCGGTTTTAGAGATTCGGCCTCAATTGCCAACTTGGATTTTCCATCGTACCATAACCGCCCATCGGCTGCTACAAACTTAACATTACATGAAGCCTTAGACATTAATATACCTATTGGATGTGGCGATGTTGCCGTATTTCCAGGTGACGTCCTTGTAGGTGATGAAGATGGCGTCATGGTTATTCCTGCACATATAGTAGATGAAGTAGCTGATGAATGTATCGAAATGACTCGCTTTGAAAATTTTGTTTTAGAAAAAGTAGCCGAAGGCAGAACCATCATCGGACTCTATCCTCCTACTCATGAGCAGACCTTAGTAGATTATGAAGAATGGAAAAAGAATCAATAA
- a CDS encoding LacI family DNA-binding transcriptional regulator, with protein MSKKNIITLKKIASDLELSISTVSRALNNHSDISDETKELVKAYAAKVKYAPNLFAKGFRSHKTNIIGVIIPNIEHPFTATLLRGIISSAELNGYKVIICESFNSDQKQAELLETMIQFGVDGVLLSLTKKTKNVDEILEMMKHIPLILFDRISNKVPCTQIIIDDEDAAFQAVEHLINTGKKRIAIIKETDSSNVSERRFQGYLRALRKHKIEIDESIILSSEDLSIEEGKRQTTILLSLQNKPDGIFTIIDEAGIGAIKELKKNKIKIPEEIAVVGFSNTILASIIKPKLSSIDQPGNRIGEIAVKYLIDEINNENTVNHKTIEIKTNLIVRKSSFNPLKNSK; from the coding sequence ATGAGCAAAAAAAATATTATTACCCTAAAAAAAATAGCGTCTGATTTAGAATTATCTATTTCAACCGTTTCACGTGCCTTGAACAACCATTCGGACATTAGTGACGAAACCAAAGAGCTCGTCAAAGCCTATGCAGCCAAAGTAAAATACGCTCCAAATCTTTTTGCCAAAGGTTTTCGGTCACATAAAACCAACATAATAGGAGTAATAATTCCAAATATCGAACACCCTTTTACGGCGACTTTATTAAGAGGAATTATCTCCAGCGCCGAATTAAACGGCTATAAAGTAATTATTTGTGAGTCATTCAATAGTGACCAAAAACAAGCTGAATTATTAGAAACCATGATTCAATTTGGTGTTGATGGCGTTTTATTATCATTAACCAAAAAAACGAAGAATGTCGATGAGATTCTTGAAATGATGAAACATATTCCGCTTATTTTATTTGACCGAATTTCGAATAAAGTACCCTGTACCCAAATCATTATTGACGATGAGGATGCCGCTTTTCAGGCAGTAGAACATCTCATCAATACAGGTAAAAAAAGAATTGCTATCATCAAAGAAACAGATAGCTCCAATGTGTCCGAAAGAAGATTTCAAGGCTATTTAAGAGCCTTACGAAAACACAAAATAGAAATTGACGAAAGTATTATACTTAGTTCTGAAGACTTGTCTATTGAAGAAGGAAAACGACAAACCACTATATTATTGAGTCTGCAAAATAAACCCGACGGCATCTTTACCATTATCGACGAAGCAGGTATAGGCGCTATCAAAGAACTCAAAAAAAATAAGATAAAAATCCCTGAAGAAATTGCAGTAGTAGGTTTCAGCAACACGATTTTAGCAAGCATTATCAAACCTAAATTATCCAGTATTGACCAACCAGGAAATCGTATCGGAGAAATAGCAGTTAAATATCTAATTGATGAAATCAACAACGAAAACACCGTCAATCACAAAACAATCGAAATCAAAACCAATTTGATTGTTCGTAAATCGTCATTCAATCCATTAAAAAATTCCAAATAA
- a CDS encoding aldehyde dehydrogenase (NADP(+)): MSETQKFYAFNPSNNQKLEGEFSNTTKEALNDVVAQAVTAFDSYRKKDKNSIADFLEKIGEEILNLGDALLERCHLETALPMARLQGERGRTVGQLKLFADFVREGSWVDAKIETAQPERSPLPKSDIRQMLVPIGPVAVFGASNFPLAFSVAGGDTASALAAGCPVIFKGHPAHPGTSAMVATAFEKAIEKCGMPKGTFALVQGNTNEFGANLVQHSAIKAVGFTGSFAGGKALFDLANARPEPIPVFAEMGSTNPVFILPEILKQKGRVIAAGMAVSIAQGVGQFCTNPGLAFVEKSEATSVFSTTLAQKINETAAGTMLTAGISKNYNKNIENTLALENVSLLAKGQSSDLSNTAQATVFKVSMQTYTENAVLAEENFGPSQVLVEANTKAEVLEAARNLEGHLTATIHGTPADFENYKELFSILELKVGRILVNGFPTGVEVCHAMVHGGPYPSTTAPQTTSVGTLAIKRFVRPVCYQDYPSFLLPEALKDENPYSIWRLVDGVFTK, from the coding sequence ATGTCTGAAACTCAAAAATTTTACGCCTTTAATCCTTCGAATAACCAAAAATTAGAAGGAGAATTTTCAAATACAACTAAAGAAGCACTAAATGATGTGGTAGCACAAGCCGTTACTGCTTTTGATAGTTACCGAAAAAAAGATAAAAATAGTATTGCTGATTTTTTAGAAAAAATAGGAGAAGAAATTTTGAATCTAGGGGATGCTTTATTGGAAAGATGTCATCTTGAAACCGCTTTGCCAATGGCTAGGTTACAAGGGGAAAGAGGACGAACAGTAGGACAATTAAAACTTTTTGCTGATTTTGTACGCGAAGGTTCATGGGTTGATGCTAAAATTGAAACAGCACAGCCAGAGAGAAGTCCGCTGCCTAAATCAGACATTCGTCAAATGTTAGTGCCAATTGGACCAGTTGCGGTTTTTGGAGCGAGTAATTTTCCATTAGCGTTTTCAGTAGCAGGTGGTGATACAGCTTCGGCTTTGGCTGCTGGTTGTCCGGTTATTTTTAAAGGTCATCCAGCTCATCCTGGTACATCGGCGATGGTGGCGACTGCCTTTGAAAAGGCGATTGAAAAATGTGGTATGCCCAAAGGTACTTTTGCGTTGGTACAAGGAAATACAAATGAATTTGGAGCTAATTTAGTGCAACATTCAGCGATAAAAGCGGTTGGTTTTACGGGGTCATTTGCGGGAGGAAAAGCCTTATTTGATTTGGCGAATGCCAGACCAGAACCGATTCCTGTTTTTGCCGAAATGGGAAGTACAAATCCAGTATTTATTTTGCCAGAAATTTTAAAACAAAAAGGAAGAGTTATTGCAGCTGGGATGGCGGTTTCTATCGCTCAAGGAGTAGGGCAGTTTTGTACCAATCCAGGTTTGGCTTTTGTTGAAAAATCAGAAGCTACTTCTGTTTTTAGTACTACATTGGCACAAAAAATAAATGAAACAGCTGCTGGAACGATGTTGACTGCGGGAATTTCAAAAAATTATAATAAGAATATAGAAAATACTTTAGCTTTAGAAAATGTGTCTTTGCTTGCCAAAGGTCAGTCTTCGGATTTGAGTAATACGGCGCAGGCTACTGTTTTTAAGGTATCGATGCAAACGTATACTGAGAATGCAGTTTTAGCTGAAGAAAATTTTGGCCCTTCGCAAGTTTTGGTTGAAGCCAATACAAAAGCTGAGGTTCTAGAAGCAGCACGAAATTTAGAAGGGCATTTGACGGCGACTATTCATGGAACTCCTGCCGATTTTGAAAATTATAAAGAATTGTTTTCGATTTTGGAATTAAAAGTGGGTAGAATCTTAGTTAATGGTTTTCCTACAGGGGTTGAGGTTTGTCATGCCATGGTGCATGGTGGTCCTTATCCATCTACCACTGCTCCACAGACTACTTCAGTGGGAACTTTAGCAATTAAGAGATTTGTTCGTCCTGTTTGTTATCAAGATTATCCTTCGTTCTTGCTTCCTGAAGCTTTGAAAGATGAAAACCCTTATTCTATTTGGAGATTAGTGGATGGTGTTTTCACAAAATAA